Proteins from one Oncorhynchus tshawytscha isolate Ot180627B linkage group LG16, Otsh_v2.0, whole genome shotgun sequence genomic window:
- the LOC112235478 gene encoding LOW QUALITY PROTEIN: homeobox protein Hox-C1a-like (The sequence of the model RefSeq protein was modified relative to this genomic sequence to represent the inferred CDS: inserted 1 base in 1 codon), with translation MNLYQELTCDGESSALFAGGHRPGEVRIGDLGQIISPELGAGNEGNSLSEGDPGYSLQHSYPSFSGANSATDCTVTQLPVYSGSSSSPLTPSQGFSTTPPACIHYSRLPSYLRVQEHDFPGLGYSSSTHITGTEALAHAEFGSINAHIKIYTHDGSNVHFAVVDSSSHSDPKCKVPELSHRSKTFDWMNVKKRSQARTAKMHMACGLSIVAPGVSMDRGGGGNHSIPTDGHHITANGVLRTNFTTKQLTELEKEFHFNKYLTRARRVEIASALQLSETQVKIWFQNRRMKQKKLMREGLLPVXPFRALELLRKLTLQQPGHLFLPWTT, from the exons ATGAATTTGTATCAAGAGTTAACGTGCGATGGGGAGAGTAGCGCTCTGTTCGCAGGGGGACACCGACCAGGGGAGGTCAGGATAGGTGACTTGGGCCAGATCATTTCTCCAGAACTTGGAGCTGGCAATGAGGGTAACTCTTTATCAGAGGGTGACCCGGGATATTCATTACAACACAGTTACCCGTCTTTCTCCGGTGCCAATTCTGCGACCGACTGCACGGTAACTCAGCTACCAGTCTACTCAGGCTCGAGCAGCTCTCCTCTGACACCGAGTCAGGGCTTTTCAACCACGCCACCGGCCTGCATTCACTACTCTCGTCTCCCCTCCTACCTCCGGGTGCAGGAACACGACTTCCCGGGACTTGGATACTCCTCTTCCACACACATCACCGGGACTGAGGCGCTAGCGCACGCAGAATTCGGGTCTATAAATGCGCACATTAAAATCTACACTCACGATGGGTCTAATGTTCACTTTGCTGTTGTGGACAGTAGCTCTCACTCCGACCCCAAGTGTAAGGTACCTGAACTAAGTCACAGGAGCAAAACTTTTGATTGGATGAACGTGAAGAAGAGAAGTCAAGCTCGGACGG CCAAGATGCACATGGCCTGTGGATTAAGTATAGTCGCTCCGGGCGTCAGTATGGACAGAGGAGGTGGAGGTAACCACAGCATTCCCACCGATGGGCATCATATTACCGCTAACGGGGTACTAAGGACCAATTTCACCACCAAACAGCTCACAGAGCTCGAGAAGGAGTTCCACTTCAACAAGTACCTGACGCGAGCCAGACGCGTGGAGATCGCGAGTGCCCTGCAACTGAGCGAGACGCAGGTGAAGATTTGGTTCCAGAACCGGCGCATGAAACAGAAGAAATTAATGCGCGAGGGTCTTCTCCCGG GCCCCTTCCGTGCCCTCGAGCTGCTCAGAAAGCTCACGCTCCAACAGCCTGGACACTTATTCCTCCCCTGGACAACTTGA